One region of Microbacterium sp. M28 genomic DNA includes:
- the aceE gene encoding pyruvate dehydrogenase (acetyl-transferring), homodimeric type translates to MTVHDQDPYSQGPLDSDPEETGEWQQSLDELVDAKGHGRGREIMLSLLKRSKELHLGVPMVPTTDYINTIASENEPEFPGDEELERRYRHWIRWNAAITVHRAQRPGIGVGGHISTYASAASLYEVGHNHFFRGQGHDSGGDQIFYQGHASPGMYARAFLEGRLTESQLDAFRQEKSGAPNGLPSYPHPRMMPEFWQFPTVSMGLGPINAIYQAMTNKYLANRGIKDVADSHVWAFLGDGEMDEVESRGQLQVAANEGLDNLTFVINCNLQRLDGPVRGNGKIMQELESYFRGAGWNVIKVVWGREWDDLLAADTDGALLNLMNVTPDGDFQTYKAESGAYVRENFFGRDERALSLVKDLTDDQIWKLRRGGHDYRKVYAAYKAAMEHKGQPTVILAKTVKGYGLGPHFEGRNATHQMKKMTLDDLKLFRDTMQIPITDAQLEADPYRPPYYHPGAQDETIQYMLDRRRELGGFLPERRTTHVDLTLPEDKDYALLKKGSGNQEVATTMAFVRMLKDLMRVKGFGQRIVPIIPDEARTFGMDAYFPTAKIYNPNGQNYTSVDRELLLAYKESPQGQIMHVGINEAGATAALTATGTSYSTHGEPLIPIYIFYSMFGYQRTGDAFWAAADQMARGFVIGATAGRTTLTGEGTQHADGHSPLLASTNPATVTYDPAFGYEVAHIVQAGLERMYGGSHPDPDVMYYLTVYNEPMKQPAEPEDVDVEGILKGIHRIAVGEGDGPRVQLLASGVGVPWALEAQDLLAKDWGVVADVWSVTSWTELRRDGLAADEHNFLHPEQEPKVAYLTEKLASADGPVIATSDFMHAVQDQIRQWVPGDYYTLGADGFGFADTRAAARRHFKIDGPSMVVRALQSLADQGRLDRSVIGQAIQKYDLYNVNAGTSGNAGGES, encoded by the coding sequence GTGACCGTCCACGATCAGGATCCGTACTCCCAGGGCCCCCTCGACAGCGATCCGGAAGAGACCGGTGAATGGCAGCAGTCCCTCGACGAGCTCGTCGATGCGAAGGGACACGGTCGCGGACGCGAGATCATGCTCAGCCTGCTCAAGCGCTCCAAGGAGCTGCACCTGGGCGTTCCGATGGTGCCGACCACGGACTACATCAACACCATCGCGTCCGAGAACGAGCCGGAGTTCCCCGGCGACGAGGAGCTCGAGCGCCGCTATCGCCACTGGATCCGCTGGAACGCGGCCATCACCGTGCACCGCGCGCAGCGCCCTGGAATCGGCGTCGGCGGGCACATCTCGACGTACGCGTCCGCGGCATCGCTGTACGAGGTGGGCCACAACCACTTCTTCCGCGGTCAGGGCCACGACTCCGGCGGCGACCAGATCTTCTACCAGGGGCACGCCTCCCCCGGAATGTACGCCCGCGCCTTCCTCGAAGGACGCCTCACCGAGTCGCAGCTCGACGCCTTCCGCCAGGAGAAGTCCGGCGCGCCGAACGGCCTGCCCTCCTACCCGCACCCGCGGATGATGCCGGAGTTCTGGCAGTTCCCGACGGTCTCGATGGGCCTCGGCCCGATCAACGCCATCTACCAGGCGATGACGAACAAGTACCTCGCCAACCGCGGCATCAAGGATGTCGCCGACTCGCACGTCTGGGCGTTCCTCGGCGACGGCGAGATGGACGAGGTCGAGTCCCGCGGCCAGCTGCAGGTCGCCGCCAACGAGGGCTTGGACAACCTGACCTTCGTGATCAATTGCAACCTGCAGCGCCTCGACGGCCCTGTGCGCGGCAACGGCAAGATCATGCAGGAGCTCGAGAGCTACTTCCGCGGCGCCGGCTGGAACGTCATCAAGGTCGTCTGGGGCCGCGAGTGGGACGACCTGCTCGCCGCCGACACCGACGGCGCACTGCTGAACCTGATGAACGTCACCCCCGACGGCGACTTCCAGACATACAAGGCCGAGAGCGGCGCCTACGTCCGCGAGAACTTCTTCGGTCGTGACGAGCGGGCACTGTCCCTGGTCAAGGACCTCACGGACGACCAGATCTGGAAGCTCCGCCGCGGCGGTCACGACTACCGCAAGGTGTACGCCGCGTACAAGGCCGCCATGGAGCACAAGGGCCAGCCGACGGTCATCCTCGCGAAGACCGTCAAGGGCTACGGCCTCGGCCCGCACTTCGAGGGACGCAACGCGACCCACCAGATGAAGAAGATGACGCTGGACGACCTCAAGCTCTTCCGCGACACCATGCAGATCCCGATCACGGATGCCCAGCTCGAGGCCGACCCGTACCGCCCTCCGTACTACCACCCCGGTGCGCAGGACGAGACGATCCAGTACATGCTGGACCGCCGCCGCGAACTCGGCGGGTTCCTGCCGGAGCGCCGCACCACGCACGTCGACCTCACCCTCCCCGAGGACAAGGACTACGCGCTGCTCAAGAAGGGCTCGGGCAACCAGGAGGTCGCCACGACGATGGCGTTCGTCCGCATGCTCAAGGACCTCATGCGCGTGAAGGGCTTCGGTCAGCGCATCGTGCCGATCATCCCGGACGAGGCGCGCACGTTCGGCATGGACGCCTACTTCCCCACCGCGAAGATCTACAACCCGAACGGCCAGAACTACACCTCAGTCGACCGCGAGCTGCTCCTGGCCTACAAGGAGAGCCCGCAGGGGCAGATCATGCACGTCGGAATCAACGAGGCCGGCGCCACAGCCGCTCTCACGGCGACCGGCACGTCGTATTCGACGCACGGCGAGCCGCTGATCCCGATCTACATCTTCTACTCGATGTTCGGCTACCAGCGCACGGGCGACGCCTTCTGGGCGGCGGCCGACCAGATGGCGCGTGGTTTCGTGATCGGCGCGACCGCCGGTCGCACCACGCTCACGGGCGAGGGCACCCAGCACGCCGACGGTCACTCGCCGTTGCTCGCGTCGACGAACCCGGCGACCGTGACCTACGACCCCGCGTTCGGCTACGAGGTGGCGCACATCGTGCAGGCCGGCCTCGAGCGCATGTACGGCGGATCGCACCCGGACCCGGACGTCATGTACTACCTGACGGTGTACAACGAGCCGATGAAGCAGCCGGCCGAGCCCGAGGATGTCGATGTCGAAGGCATCCTGAAGGGCATCCACCGGATCGCCGTCGGCGAGGGCGACGGACCGCGCGTCCAGCTGCTCGCGTCGGGCGTCGGCGTCCCGTGGGCGCTGGAGGCTCAGGATCTGCTCGCCAAGGACTGGGGTGTCGTTGCCGATGTCTGGTCAGTGACGAGCTGGACCGAGCTGCGCCGCGACGGCCTCGCCGCCGACGAGCACAACTTCCTGCACCCCGAGCAAGAGCCGAAGGTCGCCTACCTGACCGAGAAGCTCGCCTCGGCCGATGGACCGGTCATCGCGACGAGCGACTTCATGCACGCCGTGCAGGACCAGATCCGTCAGTGGGTCCCGGGTGACTACTACACGCTCGGCGCCGACGGCTTCGGCTTCGCGGACACCCGCGCCGCGGCCCGCAGGCACTTCAAGATCGACGGACCGTCGATGGTCGTCCGCGCTCTCCAGAGCCTGGCCGACCAGGGCCGCCTCGACCGCTCGGTGATCGGTCAGGCCATCCAGAAGTACGACCTGTACAACGTCAACGCCGGCACGAGCGGGAACGCCGGCGGCGAGAGCTGA